The following are encoded in a window of Haemorhous mexicanus isolate bHaeMex1 chromosome 7, bHaeMex1.pri, whole genome shotgun sequence genomic DNA:
- the ANKRD1 gene encoding ankyrin repeat domain-containing protein 1 — MTMMMKVEELVTGKKVDDKETGSFLPEDFKNGEYEAAVRLEKQEDLKTIPEHSLTRGDLDHEKEKKLEAELKKKKLQARSKLENLEDLEKIIELKKKKRCKKVKVPVLKKPEPEVITGPVDIPTFFKAALENKLPVIEKYLSDKGDPNVCDKYKRTALHRACSEGHLEVVKKLVEAGAQLEQKDMLHSTALHWACRGGNLDVLKFLLDKGININARDKLLSTPLHVAVRTGRYDCGEHLIACEADLNARDREGDTPMHDAVRLNRYKIIRLLILHGADLSLKNCEGKTPMDLVLQWQNGTKEIFNSLKDNSKKSAHLGKF, encoded by the exons atgacgatgatgatgaaAGTAGAAGAGCTG GTGACTGGGAAGAAGGTGGATGATAAAGAGACTGGCAGCTTCCTCCCTGAGGACTTCAAAAATGGAGAGTATGAAGCTGCTGTAAGATTAGAGAAGCAGGAGGACCTAAAGACAATCCCTGAGCACTCACTGACCCGAGGTGATCTGGATcatgagaaggagaaaaaactaGAAGCAGAG ctgaagaagaagaaattacagGCCAGGTCAAAACTTGAAAATTTGGAGGATCTTGAAAAAATTATTGAGctaaagaagaagaaaagatgcAAGAAAGTGAAAGTGCCTGTTTTAAAGAAACCTGAACCAGAAGTTATT ACAGGACCTGTGGATATTCCCACGTTCTTCAAAGCTGCACTGGAGAATAAGTTGCCAGTAATTGAAAAATACCTGTCAGACAAAGGGGATCCAAATGTCTGTGATAAG TACAAACGCACTGCGCTGCACAGGGCATGCTCTGAAGGACATCTAGAGGTGGTGAAGAAGTTGGTGGAAGCTGGAGCCCAGCTTGAACAGAAAGACATG CTTCATTCTACAGCTCTGCACTGGGCATGCCGGGGTGGAAATCTGGACGTTCTGAAATTCTTACTGGACAAAGGGATAAACATAAACGCAAGAGACAAG CTGCTCAGCACGCCCCTGCACGTGGCCGTGCGGACAGGTCGCTACGACTGCGGGGAGCACCTCATCGCCTGCGAGGCCGATCTCAACGCCAGGGACAGG GAAGGGGACACGCCGATGCACGACGCCGTGAGGCTGAACCGCTACAAAATCATCCGGCTTCTGATCCTGCACGGAGCAGATCTGAGTCTAAAGAACTGC GAAGGGAAAACCCCTATGGATCTTGTTCTTCAGTGGCAGAATGGCACCAAAGAGATATTCAACAGCCTGAAAGACAATTCCAAAAAGAGTGCCCACCTAGGTAAATTCTGA